The following coding sequences are from one Nitrospinota bacterium window:
- the rpmF gene encoding 50S ribosomal protein L32, producing the protein MAVPKRRHSRARRNKRRTHQKLTAPTLTTCPQCNEPKQPHRACPNCGTYRGRPVLAVEEV; encoded by the coding sequence ATGGCTGTGCCCAAGCGCCGACATTCACGGGCTCGCCGCAACAAACGGCGAACCCACCAAAAGCTCACGGCTCCAACGTTGACCACTTGCCCCCAATGTAATGAGCCCAAACAACCCCACAGGGCGTGTCCCAATTGCGGGACGTACCGGGGCCGACCGGTCTTAGCCGTGGAGGAAGTCTAG
- a CDS encoding DUF177 domain-containing protein gives MPGLIIDLAAIPEGGQDLALAIPSTAFSFESSDAHLRGPVALKARIQRVGTTVAIRGRLATTTEVPCGRCLEPAVSSLEMDFDVVALPAEEMSDEEDRELAVSEMDLYYYNGEMLDMGSIVRDHLLSAIPIQPLCHPDCKGLCSSCGSNRNLVPCSCSAEEVDERFAALKQLQERE, from the coding sequence ATGCCAGGCCTGATAATAGATCTGGCTGCTATCCCTGAAGGCGGGCAAGACCTCGCCCTCGCCATCCCGTCTACAGCCTTCAGCTTCGAGTCGTCCGACGCCCACCTCCGCGGCCCGGTTGCCCTCAAGGCCCGTATTCAACGGGTGGGAACCACCGTGGCTATACGAGGGAGGCTCGCTACGACGACGGAGGTGCCTTGTGGGCGGTGCCTGGAGCCAGCAGTCAGCTCCCTTGAGATGGACTTCGATGTGGTGGCTCTGCCGGCCGAAGAGATGTCCGATGAGGAAGACCGTGAGCTCGCTGTCAGCGAGATGGACCTCTATTATTACAACGGGGAGATGCTGGACATGGGATCAATTGTCCGAGACCACTTGCTTTCGGCCATCCCAATCCAGCCGCTTTGCCATCCTGATTGCAAAGGGTTATGCTCCTCCTGTGGGTCCAACCGTAACCTTGTCCCTTGTTCCTGTTCAGCCGAGGAGGTCGACGAGCGGTTTGCCGCCCTCAAGCAGTTGCAGGAACGAGAATAG
- a CDS encoding Ppx/GppA family phosphatase has product MKAQDSSGRRVAAVDLGTNTVRLLVGERSPDGGLTVVHAAQKVTRLGEGLEATGRLSSKAARRTLEVLEVFASAWRSHGAERVRIAATAAVREAANGEAFARKVAEALGEPLTVLAGEEEARLTVLGIRRGLAGLPADGVLFDIGGGSTEFIGLRAGLPAKVVSLPIGVVKGREAFLARDPVEPEELKALMAYFTDAVTSVKHVLEAGYGLTLIGTAGTVTTLAAMDLALMQYEPNRVNGHVLTEKAVAHLLEELGSMTIEQRREIPLMEPGREDVIVAGAALARVIMEVFGARELLVSEYGLREGLVLDLLSD; this is encoded by the coding sequence GTGAAAGCCCAGGACTCATCGGGCCGCCGCGTCGCCGCTGTTGATCTGGGCACCAACACGGTTCGACTCTTAGTGGGCGAGCGCTCCCCGGACGGAGGACTTACCGTCGTCCACGCCGCCCAGAAAGTCACCCGTCTGGGGGAGGGGCTCGAAGCAACGGGCCGCCTCAGTTCCAAGGCAGCCCGGCGGACCCTAGAGGTCCTGGAGGTGTTCGCCTCCGCCTGGCGGTCCCACGGGGCCGAGCGGGTGAGGATTGCCGCGACCGCGGCCGTCAGAGAGGCCGCCAACGGGGAGGCCTTTGCCCGGAAGGTCGCCGAAGCTCTAGGGGAGCCGCTGACGGTCCTAGCCGGGGAGGAGGAAGCTCGGCTTACGGTCCTCGGGATCCGACGGGGGCTCGCGGGGCTGCCCGCCGATGGGGTCCTCTTTGACATCGGGGGCGGCTCGACCGAGTTTATCGGTCTCAGGGCGGGCTTGCCTGCAAAGGTGGTGAGCCTGCCGATAGGAGTGGTGAAGGGACGGGAGGCCTTTCTCGCCCGCGACCCGGTGGAGCCGGAGGAATTGAAGGCGCTAATGGCCTACTTCACCGACGCCGTCACTTCCGTCAAGCACGTCCTGGAGGCCGGCTACGGCCTAACGCTCATCGGGACCGCCGGAACTGTGACCACCCTCGCCGCCATGGATCTGGCGCTCATGCAGTACGAGCCCAATCGGGTCAATGGCCACGTCCTGACTGAAAAGGCAGTGGCCCACCTCTTGGAGGAGCTCGGCTCGATGACCATCGAGCAGCGGCGCGAGATCCCCCTAATGGAGCCGGGCCGAGAGGACGTGATCGTGGCAGGGGCGGCCCTCGCCCGGGTCATTATGGAGGTCTTCGGCGCCCGCGAGCTCCTCGTAAGCGAGTACGGGCTGCGGGAGGGCCTCGTGCTAGATCTTCTGTCGGACTGA
- a CDS encoding gamma carbonic anhydrase family protein → MIRAFGGKTPRIHPSAFVADDAVVIGDVEIGPEANVWYGGVLRGDVHFISIGARTNLQDGTIVHTDRGSNPAIIEEEVSVGHGVILHGCTVRRGALIGMRAVLLSGCEVEEGAIVGAGALVPEGETVPPGVLVLGVPAKVRRAVSEQERARSGRTVRNYLEYLQAMKDDGFGQSLEPFAP, encoded by the coding sequence ATGATCCGAGCATTTGGAGGAAAGACCCCCCGCATTCATCCATCGGCCTTCGTGGCAGACGACGCAGTGGTCATCGGGGACGTTGAAATCGGCCCAGAGGCCAACGTGTGGTACGGGGGCGTTCTAAGGGGCGATGTCCACTTCATTTCCATCGGCGCCCGGACGAACCTCCAAGACGGCACCATCGTACACACTGATCGGGGCTCCAACCCTGCCATCATCGAGGAGGAGGTGAGCGTGGGCCACGGGGTAATCCTCCACGGATGCACTGTACGCCGGGGAGCGCTCATAGGCATGAGGGCAGTGCTGCTGAGCGGCTGCGAGGTGGAGGAGGGGGCGATTGTGGGCGCTGGCGCGCTGGTTCCCGAGGGGGAGACCGTTCCGCCGGGCGTGCTCGTCCTGGGTGTGCCGGCAAAAGTCCGACGAGCCGTGTCCGAGCAGGAGCGGGCTCGCTCTGGTCGCACGGTCCGAAACTATCTGGAGTACCTGCAGGCAATGAAGGACGATGGCTTTGGCCAGTCCCTGGAGCCCTTCGCTCCGTGA